The following are encoded in a window of Streptomyces sp. SAT1 genomic DNA:
- a CDS encoding serine/threonine-protein kinase encodes MSQAGQTCQRPDCGGAYEDVGGGELYCDTCGLAPVVSATGLVTSAPTGAVGGGNGSAASGGSRAGERTSSQSSQSSRSPRSVSGRLSRSVSGRSTSRSVSVRSSGSAAGSSGRARLGAGLVQVPQVPRPDPRSMVLENPEVPERKRFCSRADCGAPVGRARGERPGRTEGFCTKCGHPYSFVPKLRAGDVVHGQYEVAGCLAHGGLGWIYLAVDRAVADRWVVLKGLLDTGDQDAMAAAISERRFLAEIEHANIVRIYNFVEHLDQRTGSLDGYIVMEYVGGKSLKEIANARRTPDGRRDPLPVEQACAYGIEALEALGHLHSRNLLYCDFKVDNAIQTEDELKLIDMGAVRRADDDESAIYGTVGYQAPEVAETGPSVASDLYTVGRTLAVLTFDFQGYTNTYADSLPDPDTIEVFRRYESFYRLLVRATDPDPARRFASAQEMAEQLTGVLREVVSLQTGRARPALSTLFGPETRVTDTELFPPLDGDVSRLGARAPVGRGRGRAAPAPAPALGPAPGAPAPALTAGSAGGAPAAVSAPGAAPALVRPVDAPAAALALPVPHVDTTDPNAGFLAGLLASAPAELIPALAAAPAQSTETRLRLVRARLETGESADALQVLRGLEEQHPDDWRVVWYRGLASLVTADHEEAALAFDAVYDAFPGEIAPKLALGLCAEVLGQLDNAAEYYRLVWASDPSHVSAAFGLARVQLAGGDRRAAVGTLESVPESSVHCTAARVAAVRARLRHRTALASDTPFQEDLTAAAAQVEALRAHGLDPARRESLSAEVLGCALDWILSGGRAADPSPGRVLLGSDLDERGLRFGLERTYRTLARLAPGGEERIDLVERANRYRPRTWV; translated from the coding sequence ATGAGTCAGGCGGGGCAGACCTGTCAGCGGCCGGACTGCGGCGGGGCGTACGAGGACGTGGGCGGCGGTGAGCTGTACTGCGACACCTGCGGCCTGGCGCCGGTGGTGTCGGCGACCGGCCTGGTGACCTCCGCCCCCACGGGGGCCGTGGGCGGCGGCAACGGCTCGGCGGCGAGCGGCGGTTCGCGTGCCGGCGAGCGTACGTCGTCGCAGTCGTCGCAGTCGTCGAGGTCGCCCCGGTCGGTGTCGGGGCGGCTGTCGCGCTCGGTGTCGGGGCGGTCCACCAGCCGGTCGGTGTCGGTGCGCAGCTCGGGTTCGGCGGCGGGCTCCTCGGGCCGCGCCCGGCTGGGGGCCGGTCTGGTGCAGGTGCCGCAGGTGCCGCGGCCCGACCCGCGCTCGATGGTGCTGGAGAACCCGGAGGTACCCGAGCGCAAGCGGTTCTGCTCGCGCGCGGACTGCGGGGCGCCGGTGGGCCGGGCGCGCGGCGAGCGGCCCGGCCGCACGGAGGGCTTCTGCACCAAGTGCGGCCATCCGTACTCGTTCGTGCCCAAGCTGCGCGCCGGGGACGTCGTGCACGGCCAGTACGAGGTCGCCGGGTGCCTGGCGCACGGCGGTCTGGGCTGGATCTACCTGGCCGTGGACCGGGCCGTGGCCGACCGGTGGGTGGTTCTCAAGGGCCTGCTGGACACCGGCGACCAGGACGCGATGGCGGCGGCCATCTCCGAGCGGCGCTTCCTCGCGGAGATCGAGCACGCCAACATCGTGCGGATCTACAACTTCGTGGAGCACCTGGACCAGCGCACCGGCTCCCTCGACGGCTACATCGTCATGGAGTACGTCGGCGGCAAGTCGCTGAAGGAGATCGCCAACGCCCGCCGCACCCCGGACGGACGGCGCGACCCGCTGCCGGTGGAGCAGGCGTGCGCGTACGGCATCGAGGCGCTGGAGGCGCTCGGCCATCTGCACAGCCGCAACCTGCTGTACTGCGACTTCAAGGTCGACAACGCGATCCAGACCGAGGACGAGCTGAAGCTGATCGACATGGGCGCGGTGCGCCGGGCGGACGACGACGAGTCGGCCATCTACGGCACCGTGGGCTACCAGGCGCCCGAGGTCGCGGAGACCGGCCCCTCGGTGGCCAGCGACCTGTACACGGTGGGCCGTACGCTCGCGGTGCTCACCTTCGACTTCCAGGGCTACACGAACACCTACGCCGACTCGCTGCCCGACCCGGACACCATCGAGGTGTTCCGGCGCTACGAGTCCTTCTACCGGCTGCTGGTGCGCGCCACCGATCCGGACCCGGCCCGCAGGTTCGCCTCCGCGCAGGAGATGGCCGAGCAGCTGACGGGGGTGCTCCGGGAGGTCGTGTCGCTCCAGACGGGCCGGGCCCGGCCGGCGCTGTCGACGCTGTTCGGCCCGGAGACCAGGGTCACCGACACGGAGCTGTTCCCGCCGCTGGACGGGGACGTGTCCCGGCTGGGCGCGCGGGCGCCCGTCGGGCGCGGACGCGGCCGGGCGGCTCCGGCGCCCGCCCCGGCGCTCGGCCCCGCTCCTGGCGCGCCCGCGCCCGCCCTGACCGCAGGAAGCGCCGGAGGCGCCCCGGCCGCCGTGAGCGCCCCGGGCGCCGCTCCCGCCCTGGTGCGGCCGGTGGACGCCCCGGCGGCGGCCCTCGCCCTGCCCGTGCCGCACGTCGACACCACCGACCCCAACGCGGGCTTCCTGGCGGGCCTGCTGGCCTCCGCGCCCGCCGAGCTGATCCCCGCGCTGGCCGCCGCGCCCGCGCAGTCCACCGAGACCCGGCTGCGCCTGGTCCGCGCCCGGCTGGAGACCGGCGAGAGCGCCGACGCCCTCCAGGTGCTGCGCGGCCTGGAGGAACAGCACCCCGACGACTGGCGGGTGGTCTGGTACCGGGGCCTGGCGTCCCTGGTCACCGCCGACCACGAGGAGGCGGCGCTCGCCTTCGACGCGGTCTACGACGCCTTCCCCGGCGAGATCGCGCCCAAGCTGGCGCTCGGCCTGTGCGCCGAGGTGCTCGGCCAGCTCGACAACGCCGCCGAGTACTACCGCCTGGTCTGGGCGAGCGACCCGAGCCATGTGAGCGCGGCGTTCGGCCTGGCCCGGGTCCAGCTCGCCGGCGGCGACCGGCGCGCGGCCGTAGGAACCCTGGAGTCGGTCCCGGAGTCCTCCGTGCACTGCACGGCGGCCAGGGTGGCGGCGGTACGGGCCCGGCTGCGGCACCGTACGGCGCTCGCCTCCGACACGCCGTTCCAGGAGGATCTGACGGCCGCCGCCGCCCAGGTGGAGGCGCTGCGCGCGCACGGTCTTGACCCGGCGCGGCGCGAGTCGCTGTCGGCCGAGGTTCTCGGCTGCGCGCTGGACTGGATACTCTCCGGGGGCAGGGCCGCGGATCCGTCCCCGGGACGGGTGCTGCTCGGCAGCGACCTGGACGAGCGGGGACTCCGCTTCGGCCTGGAGCGTACGTACCGCACGCTGGCCCGGCTGGCGCCCGGCGGTGAGGAGAGGATCGACCTGGTGGAACGTGCCAACCGTTACCGCCCCCGGACATGGGTGTAG
- a CDS encoding protein phosphatase 2C domain-containing protein, with translation MSQMHQQAAALTNCPSCAEPLESGDRFCGACGFDLSAAAAAPSGTPTAAMHTGAVPRPSAPAEDGAADEEWPLAPQSDSSGGARMQRPTDLPGTDSGGSPLPAQGQPAPQQPGAGVRFDRAAGSEPEEYPLQAPDPRGPVPGAQDAPGTPAEPAAQAATAVCVACRAGRVDDDGYCENCGHAQPRERDHMERESGPVAAVSDRGRRHHRNEDAFAIGNAVLPGGSPAAVAVVCDGVSSATRPDEASLAASRAASATLLEALPRGVHPQQAMHEAIVAAARSVDALAEEPAADREHSPQQNSPACTLVGAVVTAGLLVVGWVGDSRVYWVPVDRSAPPARLTEDDSWAAQMVAAGLMSEAQAYADERAHAITGWLGADAYELEPHTASFKPDRPGVVVVCTDGLWNYAETAEEMAEVLPRDAADRPLHSARVLVGHALDGGGHDNVTVALLPFPVAPQGAGSA, from the coding sequence ATGTCGCAGATGCACCAGCAGGCCGCCGCCCTGACGAACTGCCCGAGCTGCGCGGAGCCGCTCGAATCGGGTGACCGTTTCTGCGGCGCCTGCGGATTCGACCTGTCCGCGGCCGCCGCGGCGCCGTCCGGCACGCCGACGGCCGCCATGCACACCGGCGCGGTGCCGCGCCCGTCCGCCCCGGCCGAGGACGGCGCCGCGGACGAGGAGTGGCCGCTCGCCCCGCAGTCGGACAGCTCCGGCGGGGCGCGCATGCAGCGCCCCACGGATCTGCCCGGCACCGACTCGGGCGGCTCGCCGCTGCCCGCGCAGGGGCAGCCGGCACCACAACAGCCGGGCGCGGGCGTGCGGTTCGACCGCGCGGCCGGGTCCGAGCCCGAGGAGTACCCGTTGCAGGCACCGGATCCGCGCGGACCCGTCCCCGGCGCGCAGGACGCGCCCGGCACCCCGGCGGAGCCCGCCGCCCAGGCCGCCACCGCCGTGTGTGTGGCCTGCCGCGCGGGCCGGGTGGACGACGACGGCTACTGCGAGAACTGCGGGCACGCCCAGCCGCGCGAACGCGACCACATGGAGCGGGAGTCGGGGCCCGTGGCGGCGGTCAGCGACCGCGGGCGGCGCCACCACCGCAACGAGGACGCGTTCGCGATCGGCAACGCGGTGCTGCCCGGCGGCTCGCCCGCCGCGGTGGCCGTCGTCTGCGACGGCGTGTCCTCCGCGACCCGCCCCGACGAGGCGTCCCTGGCCGCGTCCCGGGCGGCGAGCGCCACTCTGCTGGAGGCCCTGCCCCGGGGCGTCCACCCGCAGCAGGCGATGCACGAGGCGATCGTCGCCGCCGCGCGGTCGGTCGACGCGCTCGCCGAGGAGCCCGCAGCGGACCGCGAGCACTCCCCGCAGCAGAACTCCCCCGCCTGCACGCTCGTCGGCGCGGTCGTCACCGCCGGGCTGCTGGTGGTCGGCTGGGTCGGCGACAGCCGCGTCTACTGGGTGCCGGTGGACCGCTCGGCGCCGCCGGCCCGGCTCACCGAGGACGACTCGTGGGCCGCGCAGATGGTGGCCGCCGGGCTGATGAGCGAGGCGCAGGCGTACGCCGACGAGCGCGCCCACGCGATCACCGGCTGGCTCGGCGCGGACGCCTACGAACTGGAGCCGCACACCGCGTCGTTCAAGCCGGACCGGCCCGGAGTGGTCGTGGTCTGCACGGACGGCCTGTGGAACTACGCGGAGACGGCCGAGGAGATGGCCGAGGTGCTGCCCCGGGACGCCGCCGACCGCCCGCTGCACAGCGCCCGGGTGCTGGTCGGCCACGCGCTCGACGGCGGGGGCCACGACAACGTAACAGTGGCGCTGCTGCCGTTCCCGGTCGCGCCGCAGGGGGCAGGATCGGCCTGA
- a CDS encoding vWA domain-containing protein: MANFSKSSVPQFSVDVYQNEYLPEGGREVNAVVTVTATGGGTIGSAAGAPHPSATGEGPSAAVVVMVDCSGSMDYPPAKMRNAREATAAAIGTLRDGVRFAVVAGTHRATEVYPGGGRLAVADSVTRGHAKLALRKLGAGGGTAIGTWLRLADRLLASEDVAIRHGILLTDGRNEHESPEDLRAALDACAGRFTCDARGVGTDWEVKEVTGIASALLGTADIVADPAGLAADFAQMMETAMGKEVADVALRVWTPVGTTIRFVKQVAPTVEDLTGRRAEAGPRAGDYPTGSWGDESRDYHLCVEVPAAHLGQEMLAARVSLVVPQPDGGARNLGAQGLVRAVWTDDVAASTSINPQVAHYTGQAELAQVIQQGLDLRKAGDSDGATARLGRAVQLAAASGNADTAKLLSKVVDVVDAAAGTVRLKAKVEEADEMTLETRSTKTVRVKK; encoded by the coding sequence ATGGCCAACTTCTCGAAGTCCAGCGTGCCGCAGTTCTCGGTGGACGTGTACCAGAACGAGTACCTGCCCGAGGGCGGGCGCGAGGTCAACGCCGTCGTCACGGTGACGGCGACCGGCGGCGGCACCATCGGGAGCGCGGCCGGCGCCCCGCATCCGTCCGCCACCGGTGAGGGGCCGTCCGCGGCGGTGGTCGTCATGGTCGACTGCTCGGGCTCGATGGACTATCCGCCGGCCAAGATGCGCAACGCCCGCGAGGCCACGGCCGCCGCGATCGGCACGCTGCGCGACGGGGTGCGGTTCGCGGTGGTCGCCGGGACGCACCGGGCCACCGAGGTCTATCCGGGCGGCGGCAGGCTCGCCGTCGCCGACTCCGTCACCCGCGGCCACGCCAAGCTGGCGCTGCGCAAGCTCGGCGCGGGCGGCGGCACCGCCATCGGCACCTGGCTGCGGCTCGCCGACCGGCTGCTCGCCTCGGAGGACGTGGCCATCCGGCACGGCATCCTGCTCACCGACGGGCGCAACGAACACGAGTCGCCCGAGGACCTGCGGGCGGCGCTCGACGCGTGCGCCGGGCGCTTCACCTGCGACGCCCGGGGCGTGGGCACCGACTGGGAGGTGAAAGAGGTCACCGGGATCGCCTCCGCGCTGCTCGGCACCGCCGACATCGTCGCCGACCCGGCGGGCCTGGCCGCCGACTTCGCGCAGATGATGGAGACGGCGATGGGCAAGGAGGTCGCCGATGTCGCCCTGCGGGTGTGGACACCGGTCGGCACGACGATCCGGTTCGTCAAGCAGGTCGCGCCCACGGTGGAGGACCTGACCGGCCGCCGCGCCGAGGCGGGACCGCGCGCCGGGGACTATCCGACCGGCTCCTGGGGCGACGAGTCCCGCGACTACCACCTGTGCGTCGAGGTGCCCGCGGCCCACCTGGGCCAGGAGATGCTGGCGGCCCGGGTCTCCCTGGTGGTGCCGCAGCCGGACGGCGGCGCCCGGAACCTCGGCGCCCAGGGGCTGGTACGGGCCGTGTGGACCGACGACGTGGCCGCCTCCACCTCGATCAACCCCCAGGTCGCCCACTACACCGGGCAGGCCGAACTGGCACAGGTCATCCAACAGGGCCTCGATCTCCGCAAAGCGGGCGATTCCGATGGAGCGACGGCCAGACTGGGGCGGGCGGTCCAGCTCGCCGCCGCCTCGGGGAACGCGGATACGGCCAAGCTGCTCTCCAAGGTGGTGGACGTGGTGGACGCGGCGGCGGGTACTGTGCGACTGAAGGCGAAGGTCGAGGAAGCCGACGAGATGACTCTCGAGACCCGGTCCACAAAGACTGTTCGTGTAAAGAAGTGA
- a CDS encoding FHA domain-containing protein → MPTCPNGHQSGSDDWCEVCGHRMAGAVPPPPPPPPPVGGYGFPPAPGPGGPGGQGGPGGPGGPGPAGGFPPPSAGPGGRAELCPQCRTPREGGAPFCEECRWNFLTNTATSYTPAAPRPQNPGPGPRFPQAPGPSYGGGDSYEYQGSRPSQVNRPAEPIPPFGAEPGGQGGPGGPGAPGGFGRPGGPGAPGGPGGQGGFGADPSRPVPPPPGPTPPAGPGGPGGFGNPGRQGGPDGPGGPGGFGDSGRQGGGPHGPGGQGDFGRPQGPGGQGNPNGPGGQGGFGGPSGPGGPNGPGGFGNPAGPGGPGGPGQQGGPHGPGGQGGFGGPGGPGGPGGPGQQGGPNGPGGPGGFGNPTGPGGPGGPGQQGGPSGPGGPGGPGGPGQQGGPGGPGGAAQAFHRSGPPAPPAFPQETNRPQPGGPGGPGGFGGDDDWVLSPPSSTDPGGQGGQGGGYGYPQPGSPQSPPSSPFPQQPQQPATWTATIGPDRDYFMAMMQRSGPEAAGLNLPAYSPEQQRTLGGGQVTIGRRRHSTGDTPDIDLSVPPEDPGVSHQHAVLVQQPDGGWAVVDQNSTNGTTVNGGEEPIQPFVPVPLQDGDRVHVGAWTTITVRRG, encoded by the coding sequence ATGCCGACCTGCCCGAACGGACACCAGTCGGGTTCCGACGACTGGTGCGAGGTCTGCGGTCACCGCATGGCCGGTGCCGTACCGCCCCCGCCCCCGCCGCCGCCCCCGGTCGGCGGCTACGGCTTCCCGCCCGCGCCCGGTCCCGGCGGACCCGGTGGCCAGGGCGGACCCGGCGGTCCCGGCGGCCCCGGTCCGGCCGGCGGTTTCCCGCCCCCCTCCGCCGGGCCCGGCGGCCGGGCGGAGCTGTGCCCGCAGTGCCGTACGCCCCGGGAGGGCGGCGCGCCGTTCTGCGAGGAGTGCCGCTGGAACTTCCTGACGAACACCGCCACCTCGTACACCCCGGCCGCGCCGCGCCCGCAGAACCCGGGCCCCGGCCCGCGCTTCCCGCAGGCACCCGGCCCGTCCTACGGCGGCGGTGACTCCTACGAGTACCAGGGCTCCCGGCCCTCACAGGTGAACCGGCCCGCCGAGCCGATCCCGCCCTTCGGCGCGGAGCCCGGTGGCCAGGGCGGACCCGGCGGCCCGGGTGCGCCCGGCGGCTTCGGCCGGCCCGGTGGCCCCGGTGCGCCCGGCGGACCCGGTGGCCAGGGCGGCTTCGGCGCGGACCCGTCGCGCCCGGTCCCGCCGCCCCCCGGCCCGACCCCGCCCGCCGGTCCCGGTGGTCCGGGCGGATTCGGCAACCCCGGCCGACAGGGCGGCCCCGACGGACCGGGCGGTCCCGGCGGCTTCGGCGACTCCGGTCGGCAGGGCGGCGGTCCCCACGGGCCCGGCGGCCAGGGCGACTTCGGCCGTCCCCAGGGCCCCGGCGGCCAGGGCAACCCCAACGGGCCAGGTGGCCAGGGCGGCTTCGGCGGTCCCAGTGGTCCTGGTGGTCCTAACGGTCCCGGCGGCTTCGGCAACCCCGCAGGCCCCGGCGGACCCGGCGGCCCCGGCCAGCAGGGCGGCCCCCACGGGCCCGGCGGTCAGGGCGGCTTCGGCGGTCCTGGTGGCCCTGGTGGTCCTGGTGGTCCTGGTCAGCAGGGCGGCCCCAACGGACCCGGCGGCCCCGGCGGTTTCGGCAACCCCACAGGTCCCGGCGGTCCCGGCGGACCCGGCCAGCAGGGCGGCCCCAGCGGGCCGGGTGGTCCGGGTGGTCCGGGCGGTCCCGGTCAGCAGGGCGGGCCCGGCGGTCCCGGTGGCGCCGCGCAGGCGTTCCACCGGTCCGGCCCGCCCGCGCCGCCCGCGTTCCCGCAGGAGACGAACCGGCCGCAGCCGGGCGGCCCCGGCGGGCCCGGCGGCTTCGGCGGGGACGACGACTGGGTGCTGTCCCCGCCTTCGTCCACCGACCCCGGCGGGCAGGGCGGCCAGGGCGGCGGCTACGGCTATCCGCAGCCCGGCTCCCCGCAGTCGCCGCCCTCCTCACCGTTCCCGCAGCAGCCACAGCAGCCGGCGACCTGGACGGCGACGATCGGGCCGGACCGCGACTACTTCATGGCGATGATGCAGCGCTCGGGCCCCGAGGCCGCGGGCCTGAACCTGCCCGCGTACTCGCCCGAGCAGCAGCGCACGCTCGGCGGCGGCCAGGTCACCATCGGCCGGCGTCGGCACTCCACCGGCGACACCCCCGACATCGACCTGTCGGTGCCGCCGGAGGACCCGGGCGTCTCGCACCAGCACGCGGTGCTCGTCCAGCAGCCGGACGGCGGCTGGGCGGTCGTCGACCAGAACTCGACCAACGGCACCACCGTCAACGGCGGCGAGGAGCCCATCCAGCCCTTCGTGCCGGTGCCGCTCCAGGACGGCGACCGGGTGCACGTGGGCGCCTGGACGACGATCACGGTGCGGCGCGGCTGA